A genomic segment from Fusarium fujikuroi IMI 58289 draft genome, chromosome FFUJ_chr04 encodes:
- a CDS encoding related to putative trehalase (reviewed:yes 1), giving the protein MKPHLALTLLFAPLCTAADENIKVDALEQNNPDLASIPNLVCLLLFLLVAAYKLRKRMLTATTTFPQLTRESQSGSVVTSLEQFSCNPDTPRHVEAKKKLDKSMAIGWGNWNAQHPRHRLLDALYGYRRYHERQKAEVDRFEGLYKHVSRAQRSLLEHQVNYSKKFTRIDALLRKNQELCDAIVQNAMKFYGIDEEELQRHISAAQSSGRLADKISVSQALKHYIRDWTEEGESERKETFTCLVKTLQGLFPMRDDENPVKILVPGSGLGRLGHDIARLGGFEVTVNEWSMYMNIAYRFIEANRAQNAHSFHPFIDGWSHHATESDMIRKLTFPDTALNSTSVVLTEGDFTTVFNDKTHYYDIIVTYFFIDTARNLMSYIDTIKKVLKPGGHWVNLGPLLYGTGPFVQLTLEEIVQVTEAMGFEYLDTDESCGPLTFEGRTLRSMEAVYGFNNKALTKSAYNAQFWVARRSMKP; this is encoded by the exons ATGAAGCCACATTTGGCCCTTACCCTCCTGTTCGCGCCGTTATGCACAGCTGCagacgagaacatcaaggtAGATGCCTTGGAACAAAACAACCCTGATCTCGCCTCCATCCCCAACCTGGTCTGTCTCCTGCTattcctcctcgtcgctgcATACAAACTGCGCAAGAGAATGCTCACCGCGACAACCACATTCCCCCAGCTAACCCGTGAATCACAGTCCGGGTCTGTTGTCACTTCACTAGAGCAATTCTCTTGTAACCCTGATACCCCTCGTCATgtcgaagccaagaagaagctcgacaagagCATGGCGATAGGATGGGGGAACTGGAACGCCCAGCACCCAAGACATCGGTTGCTGGATGCATTGTATGGATATAGGAGATACCATGAGCGTCAGAAAGCCGAAGTTGATCGCTTTGAGGGTCTCTATAAACATGTCTCTCGAGCTCAAAGATCT TTACTAGAGCATCAAGTCAACTATTCCAAGAAGTTCACACGCATAGACGCTCTTCTGAGGAAGAACCAGGAGCTCTGTGATGCCATAGTTCAAAATGCCATGAAATTTTATGgcattgatgaggaggagctccAAAGGCATATCAGTGCCGCACAGTCTTCAGGGAGGCTTGCCGATAAGATTTCCGTATCTCAAGCTCTGAAGCATTATATACGAGACTGGacagaagagggagagtCTGAAAGGAAGGAGACTTTTACTTGCCTTGTGAAAACGCTTCAGGGGTTGTTTCCTATGAGAGATGATGAAAACCCGGTCAAGATTCTTGTTCCTGGATCGGGACTAGGACGTCTTGGACATGATATCGCGAGACTTGGAG GATTCGAGGTGACCGTGAACGAATGGTCTATGTATATGAACATCGCCTACCGTTTCATCGAAGCCAACCGCGCTCAAAACGCCCACTCATTCCACCCTTTCATCGACGGCTGGTCCCACCACGCCACAGAATCAGACATGATTCGCAAACTTACCTTTCCCGACACAGCCCTCAACTCAACATCCGTAGTCCTTACCGAAGGCGACTTCACCACTGTATTCAACGACAAGACGCACTACTACGACATAATAGTAACAtacttcttcatcgacaCAGCCCGCAACTTGATGAGTTATATCGACACCATCAAAAAGGTTCTGAAACCAGGTGGACACTGGGTGAACCTTGGGCCGTTGCTCTATGGAACTGGACCGTTTGTGCAGTTGACGTTGGAGGAGATTGTTCAGGTCACTGAGGCGATGGGGTTTGAGTATCTTGATACAGATGAGAGTTGCGGTCCGTTGACGTTTGAGGGGAGGACGCTTAGAAGTATGGAAGCTGTTTATGGGTTCAACAATAAGGCTTTGACGAAGAGTGCGTACAATGCGCAGTTTTGGGTGGCGAGGAGGTCGATGAAGCCATAA
- a CDS encoding related to zinc transporter: MARVKSFFESRRATMIAGSLLFVVAVSATANPGAVKRQASATATKTGIDFESLTGCHMHGPTQFCMDGSDEYQIVLEATMTKDPPTSYTDCHSHGSDTYCMNPNGGEVQVLVEGATATTQAAKETAAAKNDEITAVSDCHLSEASLYCMGPSSSEYYVQTTITNTEEYPAQLTSCHSHGEETYCMSDDGEAPILPAEDVESGKADPQQEHCHFHAGVEHCVGGGSEESGTRDCGRKDRDYRIGIRIGMLFVVLVASAVGVFGPILMSTFVPVRSNLVLTILKQFGTGIIISTAFVHLFTHASMMFGNECLGELQYEATTAAIVMAGLFISFLIEFCVQRAMRWQLTKKTETDSAYLSPKAIEKAEMANISIMEAGIIFHSILIGITLVVAGDSFFITLSIVIIFHQLFEGIALGTRIASLGYGQIPLALSHSHSHSTPPPTVERTGTSTVPLWKKLVLASGFAIVTPIGMAIGIGVLNVFNGNDPATLIAIGTLDALSAGILVWVGLVEMWAHDWMLGGELTDASLLTTLLALFGLVCGMVLMSLLGKWA, translated from the exons atggctcgtGTCAAGAGTTTCTTCGAGAGCCGTCGTGCCACTATGATCGCTGGgtctctcctcttcgtcgtcgctgtCTCTGCGACGGCGAACCCAGGAGCTGTCAAGAGACAGGCGTCTGCTACTGCGACCAAGACTGGTATTGACTTTGAGAGCTTGACGGGCTGTCATATGCATGGTCCTACTCA GTTCTGTATGGATGGCTCAGACGAGTATCAGATCGTTCTCGAGGCTACCATGACTAAGGATCCTCCTACTTCGTACACAGATTGTCACAGCCACGGTTCAGACAC ATACTGCATGAATCCCAACGGCGGAGAAGTCCAAGTCCTCGTGGAAGGTGCTACAGCCACTACCCAGGCCGCCAAAGAAACTGCTGCTGCGAAGAATGATGAGATCACTGCCGTGTCAGATTGCCACCTGAGCGAGGCTTCTCT CTACTGCATGGGCCCCAGCTCATCAGAGTACTACGTCCAAActaccatcaccaacaccgaGGAGTATCCCGCCCAACTCACGAGCTGCCACAGCCATGGCGAAGAAAC TTACTGCATGTCCGACGACGGCGAAGCTCCCATCCTCCCAGCCGAAGATGTCGAATCCGGTAAAGCAGACCCTCAGCAAGAACATTGCCATTTCCACGCCGGCGTCGA GCACTGCGTTGGCGGTGGCTCCGAAGAGAGCGGTACGCGAGACTGCGGTCGTAAAGACAGAGACTACAGGATTGGCATTCGCATAGGAATGTTGTTCGTCGTTCTGGTCGCCAGCGCTGTTGGTGTCTTTGGACCGATCCTCATGTCGACGTTTGTTCCCGTGCGATCCAACCTTGTCCTCACGATTCTCAAGCAATTCGGTACTGGAATTATTATCTCCACTGCTTTTGTTCAC TTGTTCACCCATGCGTCCATGATGTTTGGTAACGAATGTCTGGGCGAGCTGCAATACGAAGCTACCACTGCTGCTATCGTCATGGCTGGTCTCTTCATTTCGTTCCTTATCGAGTTCTGTGTTCAGCGCGCTATGCGATGGcagttgaccaagaagaccGAAACCGATTCGGCTTACTTGTCGCCCAAGGCTATTGAGAAAGCCGAGATGGCCAACATTAGCATCATGGAAGCTGGTATCATCTTCCACTCGATTC TCATCGGAATCACACTTGTTGTAGCAGGAgactccttcttcatcaccctctcaatcgtcatcatcttccaccAGCTTTTTGAAGGTATCGCCCTCGGTACACGAATCGCCTCGCTTGGCTATGGTCAAATACCCCTCGCCCTAAGTCACTCTCACTCGCACTCTACACCACCTCCAACCGTTGAACGAACTGGAACATCTACTGTACCTCTGTGGAAGAAACTCGTCCTTGCTTCTGGCTTCGCCATCGTCACCCCCATCGGCATGGCCATTGGTATCGGTGTTCTGAACGTCTTTAACGGAAACGACCCTGCTACCTTGATCGCGATTGGCACTCTGGATGCTTTGTCCGCTGGCATCCTTGTCTGGGTTGGTCTGGTTGAGATGTGGGCTCATGACTGGATGCTGGGAGGTGAACTCACCGATGCTAGCCTCCTTACTACGCTTTTGGCTCtatttggtttggtttgcgGCATGGTTCTCATGAGCTTGCTTGGAAAGTGGGCTTAA
- a CDS encoding related to 1-acyldihydroxyacetone-phosphate reductase, whose amino-acid sequence MAERKTYVLITGCSPGGIGHSLVNEFHRQGCHVIATVRNTDMIKDLEKPGVSVLPLEITSAKSIEECKEKVSELTGGRLDILVNNAGRTHTIPSIDTDLDDVRQTYEVNVFGPIQMVSTFAPLLIEARGLIINISSTSTLVPYIFGAIYSSTKGAINVWSRALRLELKPFNVRVMVAVTGTVRSNIASRTHRSLPPNSLYMPINDFFQRRLTFSQRTATMPTERYAEKLVTAALKGEGYLGGLIGGTPDWFYAGGMATKTWILSCLPNWVNETVIGIFFGIGGLTKKIQAARAKRD is encoded by the exons ATGGCCGAAAGAAAAACTTACGTTCTTATCACTGG ATGCTCGCCTGGAGGTATCGGCCATTCTCTTGTTAATGAGTTTCATCGTCAGG GCTGCCATGTCATTGCGACGGTGCGAAATACAGACAtgatcaaggatctcgaAAAGCCTGGCGTCAGTGTCTTGCCTCTTGAGATCACCTCCGCCAAGAGTATTGAAGAGTGCAAAGAGAAGGTCTCTGAACTCACTGGTGGCCGTCTCGACATTCTCGTGAACAATGC TGGCCGAACTCACACCATTCCCTCCATTGACACAGACCTTGACGATGTTCGCCAAACATACGAGGTCAATGTCTTTGGTCCAATCCAGATGGTTTCAACCTTTGCGCCTCTCCTCATTGAAGCCCGTGGtcttatcatcaacatctccagcACATCCACCCTCGTCCCTTACATCTTCGGCGCCATCTACTCCTCCACTAAGGGCGCCATCAACGTCTGGTCCCGAGCCCTCCGCCTTGAACTGAAGCCCTTCAACGTGCGAGTCATGGTCGCAGTCACCGGAACAGTGCGGTCCAACATCGCCAGCCGGACACATCGATCTCTACCGCCTAACTCTCTGTACATGCCCATCAATGACTTTTTCCAGCGACGATTGACGTTCAGTCAGCGAACGGCCACCATGCCAACGGAGAGGTATGCGGAGAAGTTGGTGACCGCCGCGTTGAAGGGTGAGGGATATCTGGGCGGGTTGATTGGGGGTACACCTGATTGGTTCTACGCAGGAGGGATGGCGACCAAGACTTGGATTCTGTCGTGTTTGCCTAATTGGGTGAACGAGACGGTTAttggcatcttctttggcaTCGGAGgcttgaccaagaagatccaagCTGCGCGCGCAAAGAGAGACTAG